In the Flavobacterium sp. J372 genome, one interval contains:
- a CDS encoding heme ABC transporter ATP-binding protein — MLEAKQITYSHRKFAILHGIDVEINQGELLVIVGPNGAGKSTLLSVLANEMDKSGDAIVFKKKTFKEWDDKDLAHNKAKFSQNNNHDIPLTVKDVVMMGRYPYFNATPHKADKDAAVKAMEETDVAALKDRDYNSLSGGEKQRVHLARVLCQLDNDVSNKLIFLDEPLNNLDVLHQHRILHTVKNFTEKGNTAVMVLHDLNLAAQFADRVMLLKKGKIVSHDVPDKVFTKEIISRVYNFPCTICPNPVNKNPLIIFGI, encoded by the coding sequence ATGCTGGAAGCAAAACAAATAACCTACTCTCACCGCAAGTTTGCCATACTGCATGGCATTGATGTGGAAATAAACCAGGGCGAGCTGCTTGTCATTGTGGGCCCGAACGGTGCAGGAAAATCGACACTGCTTAGTGTGCTTGCCAACGAAATGGATAAGAGCGGTGATGCCATTGTCTTCAAGAAAAAGACGTTTAAAGAATGGGACGATAAAGACCTGGCGCACAACAAGGCTAAGTTCTCCCAAAACAATAACCATGACATACCACTCACGGTGAAAGATGTTGTGATGATGGGGCGCTACCCTTACTTTAATGCCACACCGCACAAAGCTGATAAAGATGCCGCTGTAAAAGCCATGGAAGAAACTGATGTTGCTGCCTTGAAAGACCGGGACTATAACTCGCTTTCCGGCGGGGAAAAGCAACGTGTACACCTTGCCCGTGTGCTTTGCCAGTTGGATAATGATGTAAGCAACAAGCTCATTTTTCTTGATGAGCCGCTTAATAACCTTGACGTTTTGCACCAGCACCGCATACTGCACACCGTAAAAAACTTTACAGAAAAAGGCAATACGGCAGTTATGGTGCTGCACGACCTTAACCTTGCCGCACAATTTGCCGACAGGGTAATGCTGTTGAAGAAAGGCAAAATAGTGAGCCATGATGTGCCTGACAAGGTTTTTACTAAAGAAATTATAAGCCGGGTGTACAATTTCCCGTGCACCATATGCCCTAACCCGGTAAACAAGAACCCTTTAATAATTTTCGGAATTTAA
- a CDS encoding hemin-degrading factor has product MSTTTETLKSQWEALKAENPHMRIRNAAEKLGVSEAELVATSIGEGVTRLRPEFAAILTEVEKLSKVMALTRNDECVHERKGVYLNPDFSSPHAGLFVGEDIDLRIFLSAWDKAYAVVEKGEDRDKKSLQFFGKDGLAIHKIYTTRDSNDAAFDVIVEQFKSDNQSNEETTVAVPLDIDEKPDSEIDVDGFKAAWIDLKDTHEFFGMLRKFGVTRTQALRLAPSEEHAHKIEKDAIVKMLEGAAAQKLPIMCFVGNRGNIQIHTGLVRKTMWHNNWFNVMDPDFNLHLDMDKIAQTWIVRKPTEDGVVTAIEVFNEMGEIIVQFFGKRKPGIPELTEWRELVASL; this is encoded by the coding sequence ATGAGTACAACAACTGAAACACTGAAATCACAATGGGAAGCCCTTAAGGCTGAAAACCCGCATATGAGAATACGCAACGCTGCTGAAAAGCTTGGTGTAAGCGAGGCTGAACTGGTAGCAACATCTATAGGAGAAGGCGTAACAAGGCTTCGCCCTGAGTTTGCTGCAATACTTACCGAGGTTGAAAAACTTAGTAAGGTAATGGCGCTTACCCGTAATGATGAGTGTGTTCACGAGCGCAAAGGCGTTTATCTTAACCCTGATTTCAGTTCACCGCATGCAGGATTGTTTGTAGGTGAGGACATCGACCTCCGTATCTTCCTTTCAGCTTGGGACAAAGCGTATGCAGTAGTAGAAAAAGGTGAAGACCGCGACAAGAAAAGCCTTCAGTTCTTCGGGAAAGACGGCCTTGCCATTCACAAGATATATACAACCAGAGACAGCAATGATGCCGCTTTTGATGTAATTGTCGAGCAGTTTAAGAGTGATAACCAAAGTAATGAAGAAACTACTGTGGCCGTTCCGCTGGATATCGACGAGAAACCGGATAGTGAAATTGATGTGGACGGATTTAAAGCCGCCTGGATCGATTTAAAAGACACGCATGAGTTCTTCGGTATGCTGAGGAAGTTTGGCGTAACCAGGACGCAGGCATTGCGTTTGGCGCCAAGCGAAGAGCATGCACATAAAATTGAGAAAGACGCTATAGTGAAAATGCTTGAAGGCGCTGCAGCACAAAAACTGCCGATTATGTGTTTTGTAGGCAACCGTGGCAATATCCAGATTCATACAGGCCTTGTACGCAAAACAATGTGGCACAACAACTGGTTCAATGTGATGGACCCTGACTTTAACCTTCACCTTGACATGGATAAGATTGCACAGACATGGATTGTGCGCAAACCAACAGAAGACGGTGTTGTGACTGCTATTGAGGTATTCAACGAAATGGGCGAAATTATCGTTCAGTTCTTCGGCAAGCGTAAGCCGGGCATACCTGAACTTACAGAATGGAGAGAGCTTGTAGCTTCATTATAA
- a CDS encoding HmuY family protein — translation MKKSFVLLFAFVAAVFTSCGDDDSNQAAGPSIGVSFANPSINITDAATPVQILFQNAVPQAGTVTVSTELTNVVYGTDFSTSPALTNNTIVVPFNAGATSAEFTFNKLLANIPTTAKNVKFTIVNTSFTANLTGNTTIQVNLNDTAVSGGAEQPATGGATAPNAVFVDLSTGNDVSALRTSWELRFYGGSDFRVGTNNSIKMSAKALETTNIDAPAQADESMFIAQGSGSLSQIDEPQGLVEGLLINVSANDADNKVYLVNLGNGPASTAPALGSDGSAGGEHRGWKKIRVLRSGNDYKLQYADIDATTHQEVIITKNAAYNFTFFSLVNNATAQVEPQKNQWDLAFTPFVNSFSMGGPAVPYYFADFIVTNTKGGARSYQVMTSAITYEAFTLADVDQSKFTNDQRNIGSNWRGTAGGVGGTVAQFTVRTDRFYVVKDPAGNIYKVKMTGGVAQNGERGFPTFQYTLLQ, via the coding sequence ATGAAAAAAAGTTTCGTTTTACTTTTTGCTTTTGTTGCGGCAGTTTTTACAAGCTGTGGCGATGATGATTCTAACCAGGCTGCGGGCCCATCAATAGGCGTATCGTTCGCAAACCCTTCAATAAACATTACTGATGCCGCTACACCGGTACAGATCCTTTTCCAGAATGCAGTTCCGCAGGCAGGTACGGTAACGGTATCAACAGAGCTTACAAACGTTGTTTACGGTACAGATTTCTCTACTTCGCCAGCACTAACCAACAATACCATAGTTGTACCTTTTAACGCAGGAGCAACATCAGCTGAATTTACATTTAACAAGCTGCTTGCCAACATACCTACAACAGCTAAAAATGTAAAATTCACTATTGTAAATACATCATTTACTGCAAATTTGACAGGTAACACAACCATTCAGGTAAACCTTAACGACACTGCAGTATCTGGTGGAGCTGAGCAACCTGCAACAGGTGGCGCTACTGCTCCTAACGCTGTATTTGTTGACCTTAGCACAGGTAATGATGTTTCTGCATTAAGAACATCTTGGGAGCTTAGATTTTATGGAGGCTCTGATTTTAGGGTTGGTACAAATAATTCTATAAAAATGTCTGCAAAAGCTCTTGAAACAACAAATATTGATGCTCCTGCCCAGGCTGACGAGTCAATGTTTATAGCTCAGGGTTCAGGATCTCTGTCACAAATTGATGAGCCTCAAGGGCTTGTTGAAGGTTTGCTGATTAATGTTTCTGCTAATGATGCAGATAATAAAGTATATCTTGTAAACCTTGGAAATGGTCCTGCTTCTACAGCTCCGGCTCTAGGTTCAGACGGTTCTGCCGGAGGTGAGCACAGAGGGTGGAAAAAAATCCGAGTATTAAGGAGCGGAAATGATTATAAGCTTCAATATGCTGATATTGATGCAACTACACATCAGGAAGTAATAATTACTAAAAATGCTGCCTACAACTTTACATTCTTTAGCCTTGTAAACAATGCTACTGCGCAGGTTGAACCACAAAAGAATCAGTGGGATCTTGCATTTACACCGTTTGTAAACTCATTCTCTATGGGTGGCCCTGCAGTTCCGTATTATTTCGCTGATTTTATCGTAACAAATACAAAAGGTGGTGCAAGGTCTTACCAGGTAATGACCAGTGCCATTACTTATGAGGCCTTTACACTTGCTGATGTTGACCAGTCTAAATTTACAAATGACCAAAGAAACATCGGCTCTAATTGGAGAGGCACAGCAGGTGGAGTTGGTGGTACTGTAGCACAGTTTACTGTTAGAACAGACCGGTTCTACGTAGTAAAAGATCCTGCAGGAAATATTTATAAAGTAAAGATGACCGGCGGGGTAGCTCAAAATGGTGAGAGAGGCTTCCCAACATTCCAATATACACTACTTCAATAA